The genomic window TCCACCAGCACGCTCGCCATACCGAGCGCCACATGTCGCGAAAGCCCGTAGCGCTCCTGCATCAGCTCCAGCATCGCCTCAAGCGCAAGCGCCATCGCCTCGTGGAGATCCTGGTGAAAGCCAAAGGTGATCCAGCCTGCCGGAGTATCGGCGCGCGGCGTGGTCAGGCGCAGATCGGGCAGCAGATCGAAGGCGAGCTCGACGCGCTCCATCGGGCACTCGATCGCCGTGACGCTGACCTCGCCGTCGCCCTGCGCGGCGTGCCCGTCGCCGACCGAGAAGAGGCCGCCCGGCACGGCGATCGGCAGGTAGAGCGTGCTGCCCGCCGTCAACTCTTTACAGTCGATGTTGCCGCCCGTGACGCGCGGCGGCGCGGTCGGGTGCAGCCCCGGCGCTGCGGGCGGCATGCCGAGTACGCCCATGAACGGACGCAGCCCGATCGTATGCCCGTGCTGGTTGTGCCCGATCATCCGATCGACATCTAGGTCCCACAGCAGAAACGTGCCATCCTCGACCACGCCTAGGCGCTCGTTGAGCGGCGTATGCCAGCCGCCCGACGCGGTCCAGCCCCACGCGCCGGGCCGCACATCCTTGATCTGGACCGCCAGCGTCATACCTGGCTCGGCACCGCGAATCGCGATCGGCCCGCAGAGCGCGTGGCCGTTGTCGCGCTC from Herpetosiphonaceae bacterium includes these protein-coding regions:
- a CDS encoding acetamidase/formamidase family protein; protein product: MATHTIEPERRTLHGHFSRDLEPVLTIDPGDTVCYRTLDAGWNLEPRTSTVESERPRKFEPRDQERDNGHALCGPIAIRGAEPGMTLAVQIKDVRPGAWGWTASGGWHTPLNERLGVVEDGTFLLWDLDVDRMIGHNQHGHTIGLRPFMGVLGMPPAAPGLHPTAPPRVTGGNIDCKELTAGSTLYLPIAVPGGLFSVGDGHAAQGDGEVSVTAIECPMERVELAFDLLPDLRLTTPRADTPAGWITFGFHQDLHEAMALALEAMLELMQERYGLSRHVALGMASVLVDLRITQVVNAGMLGVHAVLPHSAIR